Below is a window of Leishmania panamensis strain MHOM/PA/94/PSC-1 chromosome 30 sequence DNA.
CCGGAATATCATGTGCAGGTGTCGGCACACTTGCCGCCTGGGGTGTCAGCACGCTCTCGTCAACCGTCGAAACTGGGTCTTCGAcggagtgggtgggtgacaATGGAGAATGAGCAGGGATTGGGCTGCAAGGGGATGGGGCAGGGCTAGCTGAGGTCTCTTCTACTGGCGGAGGGGGCGATGACGCACTATACATAGCCGTCACAGGTGAAGGCGGGGGAACGATAGCAGTGCTGACCACTTCCTCCGCTACCCCGGTTGGCGACGCCGCAGATACTTTAGCAGGGGAAACAGTAGGTATGGCAGCAAGGTCCCAGAGCTCTGCCGCATCCGCTACCTCCCGCATTAAggcctgccgcgccgccgtctcttCAGCCAAGAGACGCTGCTGTTCCGCGTGCTGTGCACTGAGCTGCTCCGCGAGGTGAAGGGAATAGGAACACTGAAACTGCAGACCACTGTAGGACGTGTAAGCCTCCGCCTCCAGGCCGGCACGAGcagcctcttcctcttcctccagcagGCGCAGAATAGAGGAGCACGCCGCAAcccattgctgctgcgcctcctccggcagtagccgccaccgtcgctctTCTTCCAACGCCAGCTCATCTCTTGCTTGCATTTCCCGCTGCAACAGCATCACTTGTGCCCGCAGTTGCGAAGCGCAGAGCTGCATcaccgcctcaccgccgtccATGTACGACTTCCACAGCGCCTGGCGTGccgtcgcctcctcggccTTCAAGTTTTCCTGCGCCGTGCGCTGAGCGGCCAGCCACGTCTCGATTTGGTGAATGGTAGACCACCACTCCTGCTGCACAGACCACCGCCcctgcgcctccttcacGCAGCAGTCAAAGAGTGCGCGGTCGCCGTGCTGTTGTGCgtacagctgcgccaccgcctctaGTGTTGCGACGTGCGCCGCTGTCAGTGGCTGCAGCCACCCGTGGTCGAAGTGGTAGAATGCGCCTTTCATGTATAGGTCCAGCATGTCATCCCAaagccaccgctggcgctgcgcaatGTTGCGGATGCGGCTTTGCCGCCAATGGTCGAGCTGAAACTGCAGATCTACTCGCACCGGGCCACCGGTCTCGTCACAgctctcgtcgtcgtcgccgtccacGTAGCTCGTCTGCTCAGCggtgcgcacctcctccatcatctTTAGCAACTCATCCCGCGTGCACGGGTGGGTGGCGTAGCTGAGCAACGCACGCCAGTGCTGACTCACCGTGTCCCGTGCCGTGCGGCACCGTGTCTGCCACTGCGCGAGCTTGTACTGCAGATGTGTCTGCTTCCGCGTGGCGGAGGTGAGTTGTGCCTCCAGCTCAGCCACCTTTCCACCCAGAGTGCGGCGCAGTGCCATGGCGGACTCGATGCTTCGGCGTACCTCCTCCTTGCGTGTTTCGACCTCCGTCTTGGCCCGCTGCAAGTTCAGCCGCAACTCGTCCTGGTGTCCCAGCAGGTCTGTCTCCGCAGCACGGCGGCCCTCCGCCTTGCCGTCGCGCAGTCCTCGCATAAACTGTTCCTCGGCAAGCCGACAGCGATCCACCTGGTATTGCCGCTCGCGTGCGTCCAGCTCATCGACGATGTCCTTGCGCAGTATATCTGCGTCGGTGGCACGGTgactgcgctcctcctccatcatctGTAGGTAGCGCAgacgctctcgctctgccaAGCCGCGCGCGGCGGTCAGCTGTCCATCAGCCAGTCGATGCTGAGCCTGTGCCTTGTGAACTGCCTCCTCGGTGGCGGACGACTTGGCGATCAGCGCTGCGTTACGGTGCCGCTCTTCGCTGAGAGACTCTTGCATCGCAGAGACCCGCTCTGCCGTGCTCGTGGACTCGACCTGATGGACATCGAGGCGGCCCTGCACCTGGCGCAACTCTTCGTTCGAGGCATCGACGGCATGCTGCAAGGCCCTAATGTGCCGCTGCAGATCGTCTTGCTCTTGTCGCTTTAAAAGGAGCGCGTCCTTCAGCTTTACGAGCTGCCGATCTCGCTCCAGCCGTGCCTCCATAGCtttggtggcggcggtgttcttctcctccagcagcttctgcGAGTCACTCATGGTGCGTTCAATGCGCTGTTGGAGCTCGTTATTACGGGCCTCGAGGGCCTGAATGGCGCGGTTGCACTGATCGAGGTGCTCctgcgccgtctcctcctcttgcaccACCCGTTGCACCTGCTCGAGGAGAGCGCGATTGCTCAGCAGAGACGGCTTGGGGCGCTCAACTTGCCGGTGCCAGTCCTGAGAGAATATGGCAGTCACGCCGTGCACGTCCcgtgcggctgccgcggccgtgTTAAGGCCAAGCTCCACTTTGCGGAGCACCGACATGTGCTCTGCCGGAATGCCGTTGGCGCTCAGAAACGCAGGGACGGTAGAcacagcagaagagggggcCGGCGTCGTCGCGACAACCATCAGCCCCTGTTCCAAGGGCGCAGGCGCCTGCCTAGCGTCCTCACCTTCCCCTGTCGTCGCGTACACAGATGGCGGCGGCCTTTGCCCGTTCTCAGTGGCCTGCTTTGCCGATGCAGGCTCCTCGGGTACGTGCTCGACGCGCACCAAGCAAGTCACAAACACCATTCCCTGGGTAGAAACGTTTGCGAGAGAGTCCGACACGCGTGTGGTGAAACCCGCGGGTACGACGAAGACTCGCACGTCCTCTTCACGCATACCCACGACGCTGCCCTCGAAGCCGAAGCAGCCTTGTgcaagctgcgcagcactgctACTGGGCTGGAACACATAGGAGGGCGGCTGTTCCTGAGGAACGCTGGCCGCAGCAACCGCATTGCCTCGTTGTTCTCCAAGAGCGCCAACAGCGTACATACCATCCTTCTCGATTAGCTCGTAGGAGCTAAAGCTCATGTGGGCTCTGTCGCCGACATCAAGacgcagcgacgacgacggggAGCTCACATCGTAGCTGAAAACTGATGTCACCGGAGCACCGAAGAGGGCGTAGAAGGAAAGACCGCAGCACGCCAAGAAGCGCATCTTCTGGGCCGCGTCGGCAAAGTAGACActccagcgctgctctgcatCGTCGATGAAGGAGATGTGCCCCGATGGTGCATGAGTGAGAAGGCGCAGCGATGTATTGTGGCCATCCACATAGTTCATGCGCGCCACGCAGAACGTGATCTGCTGCACATTGTAGCACACGAGACTGTACTTGGGAGGTCGAGACGGAAGGCCAACAatggcgcacgcgcacgcgccttTGCTAGAGGAGGCACCCGTATCGCCCACTGAGAAGAGCTCCACAGGGAAGGCACAGAGAGTCTCCTGCTTCATCCCTCGGGATTTTTTCGAGCGCacgggtgggggggggggggggtcaaCTCGCTTGGTCCGACTCAGGTGCAAGACGAGCGAGAGAAATACAGAGAGACACGGAGACAGAGGACGGCCAATGCGGGGCGTGCGCTCGCACGCTGTGGTGGCTGTCAATGAGGTTCTCCACGCGTTGCGAGTAGGCGTGTGCGTCAGTGCCTGGGTGCGTTGCGCTGAGGTGATGCGGAGGCAagtagggaggaggggagggatgTTCGACGCGAGGAACCCGCACGGTGCCACGCCCCGGCAGTCCTCTAGTGGATCTGGTGGGAGACTCGATAAAAGACACCAAATTGCACCCAACGCGTGGGTGGCAAGTGCACGTGTCTGCCTGTAAGTGGGCGGCGCACTGgtgcaggcgtgcgtgtgcgtccaCAGGAGAGTAATGCGCAGTGccaaaggggagagaaagagtgcCAGGCGTGACACATCGATATGACAGTGGAGgcaagcagcacagcacatcACCTCTGGCGCCACCAAGGTGTACGCTGGAGGTGCCATTCGGGAATGCAAGTGTTTAGGTGCGAGGGACCGTGGTGTGGAATGCCCTTGGTtagaggggggaagagggagtaCAGCCGAGCAGCAAGCAACCCACGCTCATGCCCTCCAGTCACGGCCACCTCGCAACGATGGCGGCGCTACTCACTCTTGTGGTCAGCTATCTCCATTGGATGCCTAGCAGACGGCACACGCATATAAACCCACAAGCCTACATATTATTTCagaggacacacacagaaaaaaaagcagcggGACACAGAAGAGGGTGTCTCCGCTTGGTGTTACACACATGCAGGGTCCCTCACCCCAACCTAGCGCGCCTCACTTGACTACTTTGCGCGTCCTCGCTGCGGTTGCAACCAGGGCGGGgatccgctgccgccgccacgactGACACTATAGTAACGCTCCCAATCACTTGGTCGCCTAACAGCAGGAAAGGATGATGAAGATGAGTAGATGAGTACTAGTACCACCATTAGCGCTACCACAACAAGTAATATAACAGTCAAGGTTGTGTCACTCCGCATTAtgctgccaccgcttccACTTGTGTCGACTCCCTCTCTGCAGAAACTGCTGTGCCTACGAAGAAGAAATCGCTCttgcagaagctgcagctctgcctgTAACCCACGAAGCTGGTTGCGGTACTGGCTGAactccctctctgtttccttGTACTTGGCGTAGAAGTTGCTGAGGAGGCCGCGGGTATGGTTAAGCTCCTCAGCcaggtggcgctgtcgccgcgtCAGCAACGTCAGCTTATGATGcaagctgcgctgctgccgaagaAGCTGCGTGAGAAGAGATGCCGCGACACTCTGGTAGATGGACCTGGATGCAGGGAAGCTCTTGatgctggtggtgctcaccgaagaggcagaggcgtgaGTGGGAGTAGTGTCCACGGCTGTGACGTGGGATGATGTGCCACACCTGGTCACCGCACACGGGCCCCACAGAGCAGTCAGGTCTGAGAAGGTGCACTGCAGGGATGCATTCCAGTACATGGAGTTCACAGAGCTACAGCTCGGCGACT
It encodes the following:
- a CDS encoding hypothetical protein (TriTrypDB/GeneDB-style sysID: LpmP.30.0320) — its product is MKQETLCAFPVELFSVGDTGASSSKGACACAIVGLPSRPPKYSLVCYNVQQITFCVARMNYVDGHNTSLRLLTHAPSGHISFIDDAEQRWSVYFADAAQKMRFLACCGLSFYALFGAPVTSVFSYDVSSPSSSLRLDVGDRAHMSFSSYELIEKDGMYAVGALGEQRGNAVAAASVPQEQPPSYVFQPSSSAAQLAQGCFGFEGSVVGMREEDVRVFVVPAGFTTRVSDSLANVSTQGMVFVTCLVRVEHVPEEPASAKQATENGQRPPPSVYATTGEGEDARQAPAPLEQGLMVVATTPAPSSAVSTVPAFLSANGIPAEHMSVLRKVELGLNTAAAAARDVHGVTAIFSQDWHRQVERPKPSLLSNRALLEQVQRVVQEEETAQEHLDQCNRAIQALEARNNELQQRIERTMSDSQKLLEEKNTAATKAMEARLERDRQLVKLKDALLLKRQEQDDLQRHIRALQHAVDASNEELRQVQGRLDVHQVESTSTAERVSAMQESLSEERHRNAALIAKSSATEEAVHKAQAQHRLADGQLTAARGLAERERLRYLQMMEEERSHRATDADILRKDIVDELDARERQYQVDRCRLAEEQFMRGLRDGKAEGRRAAETDLLGHQDELRLNLQRAKTEVETRKEEVRRSIESAMALRRTLGGKVAELEAQLTSATRKQTHLQYKLAQWQTRCRTARDTVSQHWRALLSYATHPCTRDELLKMMEEVRTAEQTSYVDGDDDESCDETGGPVRVDLQFQLDHWRQSRIRNIAQRQRWLWDDMLDLYMKGAFYHFDHGWLQPLTAAHVATLEAVAQLYAQQHGDRALFDCCVKEAQGRWSVQQEWWSTIHQIETWLAAQRTAQENLKAEEATARQALWKSYMDGGEAVMQLCASQLRAQVMLLQREMQARDELALEEERRWRLLPEEAQQQWVAACSSILRLLEEEEEAARAGLEAEAYTSYSGLQFQCSYSLHLAEQLSAQHAEQQRLLAEETAARQALMREVADAAELWDLAAIPTVSPAKVSAASPTGVAEEVVSTAIVPPPSPVTAMYSASSPPPPVEETSASPAPSPCSPIPAHSPLSPTHSVEDPVSTVDESVLTPQAASVPTPAHDIPVAAPSADATATLQYAGLPPPLPPAPAAGPAFGFADPPRAAWADHSSGNDGFNRLGDGMPATTAEAFFSSEPPPLPPPDENDASTEAMTRQSGLQSASSSCAVAAAAPPPLPSEAAAVVQQRVSGLHNVSSSGESTSSFQRTSLVSSAEKVGEAAASRITAPLQRDTVEREEGAAAGKGSPSSTQHRHLHAFGSDSSDADEDISGTVASGRGSQQSPTSVPRRAHGPTAKQSAAASPQRKPKLFGSSSSESEDDE